In Frondihabitans sp. PAMC 28766, a genomic segment contains:
- the purB gene encoding adenylosuccinate lyase, whose translation MSLPAAPLPNAPLPTAPLPSAPLPSAPLPPQPLSPLDGRYRPAVEGLTAFLSEAGLNRARVHVEVEWLIDQTDRSFAGSAPLTEAQKAALRAVVADFGQKDIDELAVFEATTRHDVKAVEYYVRARLAELGLDGVAELTHFAATSEDINNLSYALTVKQALFEVWLPRFDGVVALFSSLASSEAATPMLSHTHGQPATPTTVGKEFAVYAYRLGRIRSQIATSEFLGKFSGATGTYSAHLAAAPDLDWPTVSRSFVEGLGLTWNPLTTQIESHDWQAELYSRVAHANRVLHNVATDIWTYISMGYITQIPVKGATGSSTMPHKINPIRFENAEANLEISSALFASLAETLVTSRMQRDLTDSSAQRNIGVAFGHSLLALDNIARGLAEISINSAAMAADLDGNWEVLAEAIQTVVRAEITAGRSSISDPYAMLKELTRGHRVGQAELVAFVEGLDIGDEAKARLVALTPGTYTGLAASLVQYL comes from the coding sequence ATGAGCCTCCCCGCTGCGCCTCTCCCCAACGCACCTCTCCCCACTGCGCCTCTCCCCTCTGCGCCTCTCCCCTCTGCGCCTCTCCCCCCTCAGCCTCTCTCACCCCTCGACGGCCGCTACCGCCCCGCGGTCGAAGGGCTGACTGCCTTCCTCAGCGAGGCCGGGCTCAACCGGGCCCGCGTACACGTCGAGGTCGAGTGGCTCATCGATCAGACCGACCGCTCTTTCGCAGGATCCGCACCGCTCACCGAGGCGCAGAAGGCCGCGCTCCGTGCCGTGGTCGCCGACTTCGGACAGAAGGACATCGACGAGCTCGCCGTGTTCGAGGCCACCACCCGCCACGACGTGAAGGCCGTCGAGTACTACGTGCGAGCCCGCCTCGCCGAGCTCGGCCTCGACGGCGTCGCCGAGCTGACCCACTTCGCGGCGACGAGCGAAGACATCAACAACCTCTCGTACGCGCTCACCGTCAAGCAGGCGCTCTTCGAGGTGTGGCTGCCGCGGTTCGACGGCGTCGTCGCGCTCTTCTCCTCCCTGGCCTCCTCCGAGGCGGCGACGCCGATGCTGTCGCACACGCACGGGCAACCGGCGACGCCGACCACGGTCGGCAAGGAGTTCGCGGTCTACGCGTATCGGCTCGGCCGCATCCGATCGCAGATCGCGACATCGGAGTTCCTCGGCAAGTTCTCGGGGGCCACCGGCACGTACTCGGCCCACCTCGCGGCGGCGCCCGATCTCGACTGGCCCACCGTCTCGCGATCCTTCGTCGAGGGTCTCGGCCTCACCTGGAACCCGCTGACCACTCAGATCGAGTCGCACGACTGGCAGGCCGAGCTGTACTCGCGCGTCGCCCACGCCAACCGCGTGCTCCACAACGTCGCCACCGACATCTGGACGTACATCTCGATGGGCTACATCACGCAGATCCCCGTGAAAGGCGCCACCGGGTCGTCGACGATGCCCCACAAGATCAACCCGATCCGGTTCGAGAACGCCGAGGCCAACCTCGAGATCTCGTCGGCGCTCTTCGCGTCGCTCGCCGAGACGCTCGTCACCTCGCGAATGCAGCGCGACCTCACCGACTCGTCGGCGCAGCGCAACATCGGCGTCGCCTTCGGCCACTCGCTGCTCGCTCTCGACAACATCGCGCGCGGCCTCGCCGAGATCTCGATCAACTCCGCGGCCATGGCCGCTGATCTCGACGGCAACTGGGAGGTGCTGGCCGAGGCGATCCAGACCGTCGTCCGCGCCGAGATCACCGCCGGGCGCTCGTCCATCAGCGACCCCTACGCGATGCTCAAAGAGTTGACCCGCGGGCACCGGGTCGGCCAGGCCGAGCTTGTCGCGTTCGTCGAGGGGCTCGACATCGGCGACGAGGCGAAGGCGCGGCTCGTGGCGCTCACGCCGGGCACGTACACGGGGCTTGCCGCCTCGCTCGTCCAATACCTGTAG
- a CDS encoding DUF308 domain-containing protein: MTAIQHDAASDARYWPVPVLRAIPFLVLGMVTTFVNNHSAAVGLPVFGATTVAGGILLGLGSYRWLDDRTSRTLFIVQGAVGVVFGALALIFHGLGLTTLVALVTGWAVIAGVIELFAGLRRRRRSGLARDWMLLGGTTLVLGIVYLVVPTDYDKPFGGIEHVPGSLTSSTILVGIVGAYGALVGVFLVIQGLSLKWQTNSPEAALAASPGDTPIDGAHRS; encoded by the coding sequence GTGACGGCAATTCAGCACGACGCGGCATCCGACGCGCGGTACTGGCCCGTCCCCGTCCTCCGGGCGATCCCCTTCCTGGTGCTCGGTATGGTCACGACGTTCGTGAACAACCACTCGGCCGCGGTCGGGCTGCCTGTCTTCGGCGCGACCACCGTCGCCGGTGGCATCCTCCTGGGCCTCGGCTCATACCGCTGGCTCGACGACCGGACGAGCCGCACGCTCTTCATCGTGCAGGGCGCAGTCGGTGTCGTCTTCGGCGCGCTCGCCCTGATCTTCCACGGCCTCGGTCTCACCACGCTCGTCGCACTCGTCACCGGCTGGGCCGTCATCGCCGGTGTCATCGAGCTCTTCGCAGGTCTGCGTCGCCGTCGACGCTCCGGGCTCGCGCGAGACTGGATGCTGCTCGGCGGCACCACGCTGGTGCTGGGCATCGTCTACCTCGTCGTGCCGACCGACTACGACAAGCCGTTCGGCGGCATCGAGCACGTTCCCGGCAGTCTCACCTCGTCCACGATCCTCGTGGGCATCGTCGGGGCCTACGGCGCCCTCGTCGGCGTGTTCCTCGTCATCCAGGGCCTCTCGCTCAAATGGCAGACGAACTCGCCTGAGGCCGCACTGGCCGCCTCGCCAGGCGACACCCCCATCGACGGAGCACACAGATCATGA
- a CDS encoding acyl-CoA desaturase: protein MSAIDSVPLSIAPLVPGSSRTTSTSTPRVRNSAELPAGFRGTTSGETSKPTNTYNVLLSRVREAGLLKRRTGFYITVFVIVTACLAAAVTGSFLIGDSWFQLLIAAGIGLIFTQYAFLAHETAHRQVFASGALSDRIGRLLAVGAVGMSYSWWMSKHTKHHGNPNTIGRDTDIAFDTVSFLETDAVKQRGLMRWFTQRQGYAFFPILLFEGVNLHVSSYKTIFGKKKVDKRAYEITMISIRFAIYLGVIFYFLPLGMAFAFIGVQFAIFGLYMGSAFAPNHIGMPIIPENSRVDFLSKQVLTSRNVTGGRVMTLAMGGLDYQVEHHLFPNMARPNLRKARVLVREHCAEQKVPYTETSLWGAFGHVISYLNKVGLAARQPFDCPMAGEYRPR, encoded by the coding sequence ATGTCTGCAATTGACTCTGTCCCCCTTTCCATCGCACCCCTGGTCCCCGGGTCCTCACGAACCACCTCCACTTCGACGCCACGCGTCCGCAACAGTGCCGAGCTGCCCGCGGGCTTCCGCGGCACCACCTCGGGCGAGACGTCGAAGCCGACGAACACGTACAACGTGCTGCTCTCCCGCGTCCGCGAGGCCGGGCTGCTGAAGCGCCGCACCGGCTTCTACATCACCGTCTTCGTGATCGTCACCGCCTGCCTGGCCGCGGCCGTGACCGGCTCGTTCCTCATCGGCGACAGCTGGTTCCAGCTGCTGATCGCCGCCGGCATCGGCCTGATCTTCACGCAGTACGCCTTCCTGGCTCACGAGACCGCGCACCGCCAGGTGTTCGCCTCCGGCGCCCTGAGCGACCGCATCGGCCGCCTCCTCGCCGTCGGCGCCGTCGGCATGAGCTACTCGTGGTGGATGTCGAAGCACACCAAGCACCACGGCAACCCCAACACCATCGGGCGCGACACCGACATCGCCTTCGACACGGTGTCCTTCCTCGAGACCGACGCCGTCAAGCAGCGCGGCCTGATGCGCTGGTTCACTCAGCGCCAGGGCTACGCGTTCTTCCCGATCCTTCTGTTCGAAGGCGTGAACCTCCACGTCTCGTCGTACAAGACGATCTTCGGCAAGAAGAAGGTCGACAAACGCGCCTACGAGATCACTATGATCTCGATCCGCTTCGCGATCTACCTCGGCGTGATCTTCTACTTCCTCCCCCTCGGAATGGCGTTCGCCTTCATCGGCGTGCAGTTCGCGATCTTCGGCCTCTACATGGGCTCGGCGTTCGCGCCGAACCACATCGGCATGCCGATCATCCCCGAGAACAGCCGCGTCGACTTCCTGTCGAAGCAGGTGCTGACCAGCCGCAACGTCACCGGCGGCCGGGTCATGACCCTTGCGATGGGCGGCCTCGACTACCAGGTCGAACACCACCTCTTCCCCAACATGGCCCGCCCCAACCTGCGGAAGGCCCGCGTGCTCGTCCGCGAGCACTGCGCCGAGCAGAAGGTGCCCTACACCGAGACCAGCCTCTGGGGCGCGTTCGGCCACGTGATCAGCTACCTCAACAAGGTCGGGCTAGCCGCGCGCCAGCCGTTCGACTGCCCGATGGCGGGCGAGTACAGACCCCGCTAG
- a CDS encoding discoidin domain-containing protein, with the protein MRPSRRTRSLAAIAIATAAVASLGIANSATGAPTTGSAASAAKSAQPSWAKYVVAPTSRDVKPVKVLTSTPGVANPKGALGGHGVTTLTRTKPATPPTWPSGTTAVGSSTAGSNTDNGVPRTYFAANAVDGDTTTFWNDATIGAYPDSLTLTSPTAVDLPGVTLLSNSDGVPQDYTVDALVAGSWSTVATVTGNTDLQHAVTFASPVTTTSIRITVTKDQSTGKGEYTRIAEVYPGIVPAAQVPSITLDFGKVVAGYPEIQFAGASAGHPGIRVATSETKQYLTEISDFTRSDNGDTITPGTDQIAVPTGKSTWKDTHGCTDGTKVCSDGLHGFRYLKISLDALASDAPDTQAFGTVKISGVSLDFTPYLGTVSSYKGNFESSDATLNQYWYDASYTNELITDTFRSDDVDPRGADSPTLDGKVVLTDGAKRDRDPYVGDIAVSGRTDYLTHADDAAASNVLADLADHQRSDGWIPPASINDYTLPLFDYPMYWVTASWDYELYSGDSAYGTKYYPNLVKLMNDWYPSVTDSNGLLSKGLNGTSGYGDYAFLGRTGEVTYYNALYVEALKVDGHGDRPCGPGDRLDEARRPRVEGDQRAPLGFRRGRLHRLGHRRRAARTGRQRLGSARRGRQPRAGVTRSRLPDQQHGDAVRQLLHGQRHARLGRDEPCLRVHVVSRDPGPVLDRPGRLGHRRNQAALRGHGEQ; encoded by the coding sequence GTGAGACCCTCCCGCAGAACAAGATCCCTCGCTGCGATCGCGATCGCCACGGCGGCCGTCGCCTCGCTCGGCATCGCCAACAGCGCCACGGGCGCCCCCACGACCGGCTCTGCGGCGTCCGCAGCCAAGTCAGCGCAGCCCTCCTGGGCCAAGTACGTCGTGGCGCCCACCTCGCGCGACGTCAAGCCCGTCAAGGTCCTGACCTCGACGCCCGGCGTGGCGAATCCGAAGGGCGCCCTCGGCGGTCACGGCGTCACCACGCTCACCCGCACGAAGCCGGCGACCCCGCCCACCTGGCCGAGCGGCACCACCGCGGTCGGATCATCCACCGCCGGCAGCAACACCGACAACGGCGTGCCCCGCACCTACTTCGCGGCGAACGCCGTCGACGGCGACACGACGACCTTTTGGAACGATGCAACGATCGGCGCCTACCCCGACTCGCTGACGCTGACGTCGCCGACGGCAGTCGACCTGCCGGGCGTCACCCTGCTGTCGAACAGCGACGGTGTGCCCCAGGACTACACGGTCGACGCGCTGGTGGCCGGATCCTGGTCGACCGTCGCCACCGTCACGGGCAACACCGACCTGCAGCACGCGGTCACGTTCGCCTCACCCGTCACGACCACCTCGATCAGGATCACGGTGACGAAAGACCAGTCGACGGGCAAGGGCGAGTACACGCGCATCGCCGAGGTCTACCCCGGCATCGTGCCGGCCGCCCAGGTGCCGAGCATCACACTCGACTTCGGCAAGGTCGTCGCGGGCTATCCCGAGATCCAGTTCGCCGGCGCCTCGGCCGGGCACCCCGGCATCAGAGTCGCGACGAGCGAGACGAAGCAGTACCTCACCGAGATCTCCGACTTCACCCGGTCGGACAACGGCGACACGATCACCCCCGGCACCGACCAGATCGCCGTGCCGACCGGCAAGTCGACCTGGAAGGACACGCACGGCTGCACCGACGGCACGAAGGTGTGCTCGGACGGCCTGCACGGCTTCCGCTACCTCAAGATCAGCCTGGACGCCCTCGCGTCCGACGCCCCCGACACTCAGGCGTTCGGCACGGTCAAGATCAGCGGCGTCTCGCTCGACTTCACGCCCTACCTCGGCACCGTGTCGAGCTACAAGGGCAACTTCGAGTCGTCGGACGCGACGCTGAACCAGTACTGGTACGACGCCTCGTACACGAACGAGCTCATCACCGACACCTTCCGCAGCGACGATGTCGACCCGCGCGGCGCCGACTCGCCGACGCTCGACGGCAAAGTCGTGCTGACCGACGGCGCCAAGCGCGACCGGGACCCGTACGTCGGCGACATCGCCGTCTCGGGCCGCACCGACTACCTCACGCACGCCGACGACGCTGCGGCCTCGAACGTTCTCGCCGACCTCGCCGATCACCAGCGCTCGGACGGCTGGATCCCGCCGGCATCCATCAACGACTACACGCTGCCACTGTTCGACTACCCGATGTACTGGGTCACGGCGAGCTGGGACTACGAGCTCTACAGCGGCGACTCGGCCTACGGCACCAAGTACTACCCCAACCTCGTCAAGCTGATGAACGACTGGTACCCCTCGGTGACCGATTCGAACGGGCTGCTCTCGAAGGGCCTGAACGGCACGTCGGGCTATGGCGACTACGCCTTCCTCGGCCGCACTGGCGAAGTGACGTACTACAACGCCCTCTACGTCGAGGCGCTGAAGGTCGATGGCCACGGCGACCGGCCATGCGGCCCAGGCGACCGCCTGGACGAAGCGCGCCGGCCTCGTGTCGAAGGCGATCAACGCGCACCTCTGGGATTCCGACGCGGGCGCCTACATCGACTCGGCCACCGGCGACGTGCGGCACGCACAGGACGGCAACGGCTGGGCAGTGCTCGCCGGGGTCGCCAGCCCCGAGCAGGCGTCACGCGCTCTCGGCTACCTGACCAACAACACGGAGACGCCGTACGGCAACTCCTTCATGGACAACGACACGCTCGTCTCGGACGGGACGAGCCGTGTCTACGCGTTCACGTCGTATCCCGAGATCCAGGCCCGGTTCTTGACCGGCCAGGCAGACTCGGCCATCGACGAAATCAAGCGGCTCTACGGGGCCATGGCGAACAGTGA
- a CDS encoding alpha-L-rhamnosidase C-terminal domain-containing protein has protein sequence MYEQGYTSAAHGWSTGVLPALTNDLLGATPTGVGFSSWTVEPHPGTVTWAKGTLPTPQGSLTVSWKKSGAKGNGFSLDMTAPKGTSGTVSVPATGAHPVVRLDGAVVYGLGHPAHGATAAGGYVSIPRVSGTHTITVAAR, from the coding sequence ATGTACGAACAGGGATACACCTCAGCCGCGCACGGCTGGTCGACAGGAGTGCTGCCCGCACTGACCAACGACCTGCTGGGCGCGACCCCGACCGGAGTCGGCTTCAGCTCGTGGACGGTCGAACCCCACCCGGGCACCGTCACGTGGGCCAAGGGCACGCTGCCGACCCCTCAGGGCTCGCTGACCGTGTCGTGGAAGAAGTCCGGTGCCAAGGGCAACGGCTTCTCGCTCGACATGACCGCGCCGAAGGGCACCAGCGGGACGGTCTCCGTCCCGGCGACAGGCGCGCACCCGGTGGTGCGTCTGGACGGGGCGGTAGTCTACGGGCTCGGGCATCCTGCACACGGTGCGACCGCGGCAGGCGGCTACGTCAGCATCCCGCGCGTCTCGGGCACGCACACGATCACGGTGGCCGCACGATGA